In Blastocatellia bacterium, the sequence TTCAGTGGGGCGGAATGGGCGCCTCGCCAGAGGCGGCGGTATGCAATCGAAGGCCAAGGAAGAAAGCCTGCCGTCGCCGTGAACAAGCGCGAGGGGCATGAGAGGGGCGCAGGGATTATGCTAGCGGTCGTCGCCCAACAAGGCGTTGGACGCGAAGGCCGCGAAGCGGGGTGGTCATGGGTGGTTGAGTGCGGCTCGCGGCCTCGGTCAACGCAGGCGTTAGACCCTTGCGCGTCTGGCTCTGTTGCAGATGCTGAATGATTCAATTACTCTGAAAGAGTCATTGTAAAGATGATTTGGAGGTGAATTCCCATGAGTTTAGAAATAGAGAAAGCTTCATCAGCAGAGCCAGTCCAGCCATTGAACTACACGCCCAGGACCTTGCTGGGTGAAAAGCTGCTTGCCCTTCGCCGAGAGATTCTTTCTTCGGGTGCGCGATTACTGGATCAGGATGAGGTCGAGAAGGAGATTGCCGAACGCCGTGGAGAAGATCATCATAAAACCCTATGATAAGAACCTATGTGGATGCTGGCGTACTGATAACCGCGGCTCGCGGTGTAGCGCCTATCGCCATCAAAGCCTTAGAGGTTCTCGATGATTCTAATCGAGGATTTGTTTTCAGCGTATTTTTGAAGCTTGAGGTTCTTCCCAAGGCACTGTATTACGGGAATGAAGCCGAAGCGGAGTTCTACAAGACGTTTTTCGACGCGGTTATTCACTGGACAGATACTCTCGACAGCATCGTGCAGGAAGGATTCAAGGAAGCCTGTAGCGCAGGGCTGGCAGCGATGGATGCATTGCATGTGGCCAGTGCGGTCTCTCTCGGTG encodes:
- a CDS encoding nucleic acid-binding protein — encoded protein: MIRTYVDAGVLITAARGVAPIAIKALEVLDDSNRGFVFSVFLKLEVLPKALYYGNEAEAEFYKTFFDAVIHWTDTLDSIVQEGFKEACSAGLAAMDALHVASAVSLGADELVTTERAEKPIHRTALVRVVSITPSRV